In Numidum massiliense, a single genomic region encodes these proteins:
- a CDS encoding Cof-type HAD-IIB family hydrolase encodes MSHFKIVALDMDGTLLDDELNVSRANREAIAAAEQLGVKVVLSTGRNIGSVREYAASLSLSSYFVTANGAEIWEGPNNVLARHRIPTDIIAWLVELAHQHDTRYWGITTDGPRRGAHFPSDLHAEEWLKFGYSSSDLRKLAAIREVLRTSGQLEVTNSAVTNIEVNAKGVSKASALQTVCRELNTTMDRVVAVGDSLNDMAMIREAGCGVAMGNAQQVVKEAADWVTETNTSDGVAAAIERFVLSK; translated from the coding sequence TTGTCTCACTTTAAAATAGTTGCTTTAGACATGGACGGTACATTACTTGACGACGAATTAAACGTCTCGCGTGCAAACCGGGAGGCGATCGCCGCTGCCGAGCAGCTTGGCGTTAAAGTCGTGTTAAGCACAGGTCGAAATATTGGCAGTGTACGCGAATACGCCGCTTCACTCAGCCTTTCTTCATATTTTGTCACAGCTAACGGCGCAGAAATTTGGGAAGGGCCAAACAACGTCTTGGCGCGGCACCGCATACCTACCGACATCATCGCCTGGTTAGTCGAACTTGCACATCAGCACGACACGCGCTATTGGGGAATTACGACTGACGGGCCGCGGCGGGGCGCACATTTTCCGTCTGACTTGCACGCAGAGGAATGGTTGAAATTCGGTTATTCCTCCTCCGATTTGCGTAAGTTAGCGGCCATTCGCGAAGTACTAAGGACAAGTGGGCAATTAGAGGTGACTAATTCTGCGGTGACGAATATCGAAGTCAATGCGAAAGGCGTCAGCAAAGCGAGTGCCCTTCAGACGGTCTGCCGCGAGCTGAACACGACGATGGACCGCGTCGTCGCGGTCGGCGACAGTTTGAACGATATGGCGATGATTCGCGAGGCTGGTTGCGGCGTGGCGATGGGCAACGCCCAACAAGTGGTTAAAGAGGCTGCCGATTGGGTGACGGAAACAAATACGTCCGACGGCGTCGCTGCAGCGATTGAGCGTTTCGTGTTGTCGAAGTGA
- a CDS encoding NCS2 family permease, with the protein MSNWFQLKKRDTNVRTEMVAGLTTFLTMAYIVVVNPAILQETGMDFGAVFVATVLTAALGTLIMGLCANYPIAIAPGMGLNAYFAYSVVGRGDVSWETAMGAVLLAGIAFLLLTFTSFREALIKAIPDSLKFGITAGIGLFIAFIGMRSAGIIVANEANLVGLGHFHEPITVLSLLGLLLTLIFMALRVPGALFLGMACTAFIAWLSGMLSISGALVSLPPSLAPTFGKAVLAVPSVFSEGLYAVVFAFLLVTLFDTTGTMIGVAEQAGLMKNGTFPRIKAALLADSVSVTAGAVMGTSPTSAYVESSSGVASGGRTGLTAVTVSALLLATLFFAPLVSAIASVPAITAPTLIIVGCLMMGGLANIKWAEFDEAFPAFLVMLSMPLTSSIATGIAFGFITYPLLKVVRGKFRDVHPLLYVFMVLFILQLAFLPE; encoded by the coding sequence TTGTCCAATTGGTTTCAACTTAAGAAACGAGATACGAATGTGCGCACGGAAATGGTCGCTGGTTTGACGACCTTCCTGACGATGGCGTACATCGTCGTCGTCAACCCGGCGATCTTACAAGAAACGGGGATGGATTTTGGCGCCGTGTTCGTAGCGACCGTATTGACTGCGGCACTCGGTACACTCATTATGGGGCTGTGCGCCAATTACCCGATAGCGATTGCCCCCGGCATGGGACTGAACGCCTACTTTGCCTACAGCGTCGTCGGCCGCGGCGACGTCAGCTGGGAAACGGCAATGGGCGCCGTCTTGCTAGCGGGGATTGCCTTTTTGTTGTTAACGTTTACTTCCTTTCGCGAAGCGCTAATCAAAGCGATTCCCGACAGTTTGAAATTCGGCATTACCGCCGGCATCGGGCTGTTTATCGCCTTTATCGGAATGCGTTCGGCCGGCATCATCGTCGCTAACGAGGCAAACCTCGTCGGTCTCGGCCATTTTCACGAGCCGATCACTGTGCTCAGTTTGCTCGGTTTGCTGCTGACGCTCATCTTCATGGCACTCCGCGTCCCGGGAGCGCTCTTTCTCGGCATGGCTTGTACGGCATTCATCGCTTGGCTCAGCGGAATGCTGTCCATTAGCGGTGCGCTCGTCTCGCTGCCCCCGAGCTTAGCGCCGACGTTCGGCAAAGCTGTCCTCGCCGTTCCGTCCGTCTTCAGCGAGGGACTGTACGCCGTCGTCTTTGCCTTTCTCCTCGTGACGCTGTTCGATACGACGGGAACGATGATCGGTGTCGCCGAACAAGCTGGCTTAATGAAAAACGGCACATTCCCGCGCATTAAAGCGGCACTGCTCGCCGACTCTGTCAGCGTCACAGCCGGTGCCGTTATGGGGACAAGCCCGACGAGCGCGTATGTCGAGTCGTCTTCGGGCGTCGCCAGCGGCGGGCGAACCGGGTTGACCGCCGTCACCGTCAGCGCCTTATTGCTCGCCACCCTCTTTTTTGCGCCGCTCGTTAGTGCCATCGCTTCTGTACCGGCGATTACGGCACCGACGCTGATCATCGTCGGCTGTTTAATGATGGGCGGATTGGCTAACATCAAGTGGGCTGAATTTGACGAAGCGTTCCCCGCCTTTCTCGTCATGTTAAGCATGCCGCTCACGTCGAGTATCGCGACCGGGATTGCCTTCGGCTTCATTACGTACCCGCTGTTAAAAGTTGTGCGCGGCAAGTTTCGCGACGTTCACCCGCTCTTGTACGTCTTTATGGTGCTGTTCATTTTGCAACTCGCCTTTTTGCCCGAGTGA
- the speE gene encoding polyamine aminopropyltransferase, producing MELWYTEKQTPQLGITMKVAQTLHTEKSAYQQIDILETEQFGRMLVLDGMVMTTEVDEFVYHEMIAHVALHTHPHPENVLVVGGGDGGVIREVIKHPGVKRATLAEIDRRVVELSRQYLPQISSGLSDERVTVQFVDGVRHIEEYANAYDVIIIDSTEPVGAAVGLFQKPFYEGVFRALKADGIMAAQTESPWFNRDLIRGVYRRVSEVFPLARLYAANVPTYPSGLWTFTIGSKTYDPLAVDPESLPLLDTKYYTPALHRACFQLPEFVAALTREGDA from the coding sequence ATGGAACTTTGGTATACGGAAAAACAGACGCCGCAGCTCGGCATTACGATGAAAGTGGCGCAGACACTGCACACGGAAAAAAGTGCGTACCAACAGATCGACATCTTAGAAACGGAGCAGTTCGGGCGCATGCTCGTGTTAGACGGCATGGTCATGACGACGGAAGTAGACGAATTTGTGTACCACGAAATGATCGCTCACGTCGCTCTACATACGCACCCGCATCCGGAAAACGTGCTCGTCGTCGGCGGTGGGGACGGCGGTGTCATCCGCGAAGTGATTAAGCACCCGGGCGTGAAGCGGGCGACGCTCGCGGAGATCGACCGCCGCGTCGTCGAGTTGTCTCGGCAATATTTACCTCAAATCTCCAGCGGGCTAAGCGACGAGCGGGTGACGGTTCAGTTTGTGGACGGGGTACGCCATATTGAGGAATATGCAAATGCATACGATGTCATTATTATCGATTCGACGGAACCGGTCGGGGCGGCCGTCGGGCTGTTTCAAAAACCGTTTTACGAAGGGGTGTTTCGCGCGTTAAAAGCGGATGGCATCATGGCCGCGCAAACGGAGTCGCCGTGGTTTAACCGCGACTTAATTAGGGGTGTGTACCGTCGTGTCAGCGAAGTATTTCCATTGGCGCGCCTGTACGCGGCCAATGTGCCGACGTACCCGAGCGGTCTGTGGACGTTTACGATCGGTTCAAAAACGTACGATCCGCTCGCGGTCGACCCGGAGAGCTTGCCGCTGCTCGACACGAAATACTACACGCCAGCTTTGCACCGCGCTTGCTTCCAGTTGCCGGAATTCGTCGCTGCGCTGACGCGCGAAGGTGACGCCTAA
- a CDS encoding FmdB family zinc ribbon protein has product MPLYTFKCTACGPFETWQTIKELDKDTICPKCHSVAKRVYGSPALITTPQSVRRRIEYGAEPKRVTRAHDESTHSHTPHSHQTTHTHHRTHRPWQVGH; this is encoded by the coding sequence ATGCCGTTATATACATTTAAGTGTACCGCATGCGGACCGTTTGAAACGTGGCAAACGATCAAAGAGCTTGACAAAGATACAATATGTCCTAAGTGTCATTCCGTTGCGAAACGCGTATACGGCTCCCCTGCTCTCATTACCACTCCTCAATCCGTACGAAGGCGAATCGAGTATGGTGCAGAGCCTAAAAGGGTGACGCGTGCACATGACGAGAGCACTCACAGCCACACCCCGCATTCCCACCAAACGACACACACCCACCATCGGACGCACCGTCCGTGGCAAGTAGGACATTAA
- a CDS encoding SPFH domain-containing protein produces the protein MSKTVETRAWRMNGFHMIGVVLLLLAAGIYLFVDGIVLAPEPVVAAGVTGGVLVAAALFLALGFTMVQPNESRVLIFFGNYSGTVRDAGFYWVNPLAIKTRVSLRVRNFNSGTLKVNDAHGNPIEIGSVVVWRVVDTARATFDVDDYEEFVAIQSETAIRALASSYPYDSPDDSVPSLRGIPEEIAESMKRQVQERLQAVGVEVLEARLNHLSYAKEIAQVMLRRQQADAVIAAREKIVEGAVGMVEMALQRFEDQQLIKMDDERKAAMINNLMVSLVADGDAQPVINTGSLYT, from the coding sequence ATGAGCAAGACAGTAGAAACGCGTGCGTGGCGGATGAACGGTTTTCACATGATCGGTGTTGTGTTACTGCTTTTAGCAGCTGGGATCTATTTGTTTGTGGACGGTATCGTACTGGCCCCGGAACCGGTCGTAGCGGCAGGCGTGACGGGAGGTGTGCTCGTCGCAGCAGCCCTCTTTTTGGCGCTCGGTTTTACGATGGTGCAGCCGAACGAATCGCGGGTACTCATTTTTTTCGGGAACTATAGCGGAACGGTTCGCGATGCAGGTTTTTACTGGGTGAACCCGTTAGCGATTAAAACGCGAGTCTCTCTTCGGGTGCGCAATTTTAACAGTGGGACGTTAAAAGTGAACGATGCACACGGCAACCCGATCGAGATCGGCTCGGTCGTCGTCTGGCGCGTCGTCGACACAGCGCGGGCGACGTTCGACGTGGACGATTACGAGGAATTTGTCGCCATTCAATCGGAGACGGCGATCCGCGCCTTGGCGAGCAGTTACCCGTACGACAGCCCCGACGATTCTGTCCCGTCACTGCGCGGCATTCCCGAAGAAATCGCAGAATCGATGAAGCGGCAAGTGCAAGAGCGGTTACAAGCGGTCGGGGTCGAAGTGCTCGAAGCGCGTCTCAACCACCTGTCTTATGCGAAGGAGATTGCGCAAGTAATGTTGCGCCGCCAGCAAGCTGACGCCGTCATCGCTGCCCGGGAAAAAATTGTTGAAGGTGCGGTCGGCATGGTCGAAATGGCCTTGCAGCGGTTCGAGGACCAGCAGCTAATCAAAATGGATGACGAGCGCAAAGCAGCAATGATTAATAACTTAATGGTATCGCTCGTCGCGGACGGGGATGCCCAGCCGGTGATCAACACTGGTTCGTTATACACATGA
- the fmdA gene encoding formamidase, whose protein sequence is MPEVIFPIDVTKQMEEQEIPGHNRWHPDIPAAVSVKPGEVFRMECKEWTDGQIANDDDPSDIRDAYLERVHVLSGPVHVEGAEPGDLLVVDILDVGPLPEAEWGFNGIFAKENGGSFLVDHYPQAAKSIWDFHGIYTTSRHVPGVKFAGIIHPGIIGVAPSHDMLAKWNEREAKLRAQDPQRVPTLANPPTPDYAVLGSLRGAQFERVAKEGARTVPPRENGGNCDIKNLSKGSRVYFPVFVDGAKLSVGDLHFSQGDGEITFCGGIEMSGWIDLHVEVIKGGMEKYHIVDNPVFKPGPVEPQFSEYLVFEGISVDEFTGEQYYIDSTTAYRRACLNAIEFLKTLGFTGEQAYMLLSCAPIEGRIAGIVDVPNACCTVSIPTAIFSEEIRAKLPR, encoded by the coding sequence ATGCCAGAAGTCATCTTCCCGATTGATGTCACAAAACAGATGGAAGAACAGGAAATCCCCGGACACAACCGATGGCACCCGGACATACCCGCAGCCGTTTCTGTCAAGCCAGGCGAGGTCTTTCGCATGGAGTGTAAAGAGTGGACCGACGGTCAAATCGCCAACGACGACGATCCGTCCGACATACGCGATGCCTACTTAGAAAGGGTGCACGTGTTAAGTGGCCCCGTCCACGTAGAAGGAGCTGAACCAGGGGATTTGCTCGTCGTCGATATTTTAGATGTCGGACCACTCCCCGAAGCCGAATGGGGTTTTAATGGCATCTTTGCTAAAGAGAACGGCGGCAGTTTTCTCGTCGACCACTATCCGCAAGCTGCGAAATCAATCTGGGACTTTCACGGTATTTACACGACCTCCCGTCACGTTCCCGGCGTTAAGTTTGCCGGAATTATCCACCCCGGCATCATCGGCGTAGCTCCCTCCCACGACATGCTGGCTAAGTGGAACGAGCGGGAGGCTAAACTTAGGGCGCAAGACCCACAGCGGGTGCCGACTTTAGCGAACCCCCCCACACCCGACTACGCTGTCCTCGGTTCATTGCGCGGCGCACAGTTTGAACGCGTTGCCAAAGAAGGCGCGCGTACAGTGCCACCGCGAGAGAACGGGGGCAACTGTGACATTAAAAACTTGTCCAAAGGATCACGCGTCTACTTCCCAGTCTTTGTCGACGGCGCTAAACTTTCCGTCGGTGACCTGCACTTCTCGCAAGGAGATGGCGAAATTACATTTTGCGGCGGCATCGAAATGTCCGGTTGGATCGATTTACATGTTGAAGTTATTAAAGGCGGCATGGAAAAATACCACATTGTCGATAATCCGGTCTTTAAGCCGGGACCTGTCGAGCCGCAGTTCTCCGAATACCTCGTATTTGAAGGTATTTCCGTAGACGAGTTTACCGGTGAGCAGTATTATATCGATTCAACGACCGCCTATCGCCGCGCCTGCTTAAATGCGATTGAATTTCTAAAGACGCTCGGCTTTACCGGTGAGCAAGCGTATATGTTGCTTAGTTGTGCACCTATTGAAGGTAGAATTGCCGGTATTGTCGACGTACCGAATGCGTGTTGCACTGTGTCGATCCCGACAGCCATTTTTAGTGAAGAAATTCGCGCAAAGTTGCCGCGTTAA
- the speB gene encoding agmatinase gives MRFCEAYSGKVFIGSCAEFTSARAVLYGMPMDWTVSFRPGSRFGPAKIREVSIGLEEYSPYLKKDLTDLCYFDAGDIPLPFGNAAGSVAAIRRFVAKLLGEGKWPLGLGGEHLVTWPVVQAMVVHYPQLKLIHIDAHADLRTAYEGEALSHATPVRKIAELIGPQNVYQFGIRSGDKSEFAYAAQANVNMYPFDVLAPLKRVLPQLAGCDVYVTVDIDVLDPSCAPGTGTAEAGGITSRELLAAIHAIAASDVRVVGADLVEVAPVYDPSEQTQITAAKLVREMLLGLAPCQELK, from the coding sequence ATGCGGTTTTGCGAAGCGTATTCGGGGAAGGTGTTTATCGGCAGCTGTGCCGAGTTCACCTCTGCCCGCGCCGTGCTCTACGGGATGCCGATGGATTGGACGGTTAGTTTTCGTCCTGGCAGTCGTTTCGGACCGGCAAAAATTCGCGAGGTGTCCATCGGGTTAGAGGAATACAGTCCGTACTTGAAAAAAGATTTGACCGATCTTTGTTACTTTGATGCCGGGGACATTCCATTGCCGTTCGGCAACGCTGCCGGTAGTGTCGCGGCGATTCGCCGCTTTGTCGCTAAGCTCTTGGGCGAAGGGAAGTGGCCCCTCGGATTAGGCGGAGAACACCTCGTCACGTGGCCGGTCGTACAAGCGATGGTCGTTCACTACCCACAGTTGAAACTGATCCATATCGACGCCCACGCCGACTTGCGTACCGCGTACGAAGGAGAAGCGTTGTCCCATGCGACGCCAGTGCGTAAAATAGCGGAACTGATCGGGCCACAAAACGTGTACCAGTTCGGGATTCGTTCCGGCGACAAAAGTGAATTCGCTTATGCGGCACAGGCTAATGTAAATATGTATCCGTTTGACGTGTTAGCGCCGCTAAAACGCGTCTTACCGCAACTGGCCGGGTGCGACGTTTACGTGACGGTCGACATAGACGTGTTAGACCCGTCGTGTGCCCCGGGGACGGGGACAGCGGAAGCGGGGGGCATTACGTCGCGCGAACTGCTGGCCGCTATTCACGCCATCGCTGCCTCCGACGTACGCGTCGTCGGTGCCGACCTCGTCGAAGTCGCCCCCGTGTACGACCCGTCTGAGCAAACGCAAATTACCGCGGCGAAGCTCGTGCGCGAAATGTTGTTAGGGTTAGCGCCGTGCCAGGAATTGAAATAA
- a CDS encoding YwhD family protein yields the protein MARKKDLGGGFQIISKTDSTTHGGYVTGTLNLNDISAVLIDDDEATIDLGAIHGKSKAERGIKFIKDPDLIESELPNAKTYYIVWVAVSRGENGPYYAGIADCTVAIDRATRRGFKNMAEHVNQMDAAIKRKTRLRHLDDRAKKALKTLLMTHDEQMWHNTPEETKEVFAAI from the coding sequence ATGGCGAGAAAAAAAGACTTGGGCGGCGGGTTTCAAATCATTAGCAAGACCGACTCGACGACACACGGCGGCTACGTAACTGGGACGCTAAACTTAAACGACATATCGGCCGTTCTCATCGACGACGATGAAGCGACGATCGACCTAGGGGCGATCCACGGAAAAAGTAAAGCAGAGCGGGGTATCAAGTTCATTAAAGACCCAGACTTAATCGAGAGTGAACTACCGAATGCGAAGACGTATTACATCGTCTGGGTCGCCGTCTCGCGCGGTGAGAACGGCCCGTATTACGCCGGGATTGCCGATTGCACCGTGGCGATTGACCGTGCGACGCGGCGCGGCTTCAAAAATATGGCCGAACACGTCAACCAAATGGATGCGGCGATAAAACGGAAAACACGGCTTCGCCACCTCGACGATCGGGCGAAAAAAGCGTTGAAGACGCTTTTGATGACTCACGACGAACAAATGTGGCACAATACGCCTGAGGAGACAAAAGAAGTTTTTGCGGCAATATGA
- a CDS encoding DUF1934 domain-containing protein produces the protein MTKKGIPVAVVMTVAQQLPGEQAFQREGQEQQAVQEHRYTGTAWIGSKQWVVRYVEQAQADDRERERSEVHTTVKVKADELLVIRRGAVAMRQLFRPGVETSGSYVTPYGAMHMVTATEHLAQKTTAPEESDSTAKGNWYVAWRYRLTLNGADAGTFAMTLTVQPQQ, from the coding sequence GTGACGAAAAAAGGGATACCAGTCGCCGTCGTCATGACAGTGGCACAGCAACTGCCTGGGGAGCAAGCGTTCCAGCGCGAGGGGCAGGAGCAGCAAGCTGTGCAAGAGCACCGTTACACGGGCACGGCGTGGATCGGTAGCAAGCAGTGGGTCGTCCGCTATGTCGAACAAGCTCAGGCGGATGATCGCGAGCGAGAGCGGTCAGAAGTGCACACGACGGTGAAAGTAAAAGCGGATGAACTACTCGTCATTCGCCGCGGCGCGGTGGCGATGCGTCAACTGTTTCGTCCGGGAGTAGAGACGAGTGGGTCATATGTGACCCCGTACGGGGCGATGCACATGGTGACAGCGACAGAGCACCTCGCGCAGAAGACGACGGCGCCTGAAGAGAGCGACTCTACGGCGAAGGGGAACTGGTACGTTGCGTGGCGCTATCGCTTGACTTTAAACGGTGCCGACGCCGGTACATTTGCGATGACGCTAACCGTGCAACCACAGCAGTAG
- a CDS encoding transglycosylase domain-containing protein has product MGDEMQKTNPRPRADWTPLSDTKFFRAGKRFLRWCGLFVLGSCAALFLGYVILKSQPLPEPKQPLTTKIYSDDGAIIGELHRGEKRDYVPLEQMPSALINAVLAIEDRHFYSHFGISPRGIARALWTDLKQRAIVEGASTITQQLARNLYLGQDRTWTRKLKEMKYALQLEIHFDKDKILEMYLNEIYFGEQAYGVAEAANMYFDKPLRKLSVAECALLAGIPKGAGVYSPYLHPDNAKKRQLVVLEAMRDVGYLTAEEVAAAKREPLAYKPPRAVKVRAPYFRDYVRQLAINRYNLPPEQVDAGGLRIYTTLDMKQQTAAEQAVQKHIAKKADIQAAVVAVDPRTGYIRAMVGGTDYEQSQYNRVTAARQPGSSFKPFLYLAALEQGMTPTTKIKSEPTTFKYDGQTYKPHNYNDVYPNKKITMREALATSDNIYAVKTHFRLGLTPLAETATKLGIGDKLEPYPSLALGATPVTPLAMSEAYTTLARYGEHIPLVAIKRIEDSAGNVLVEEDPLAARERVASAASSFVLTHMMQGVFTDEAGTAHIVRQMVNFPVAGKTGSTDWDSWLVGFTPELVATVWVGYDENNELSSDEERLSKWIWGTFMQRAAGDRPGRTFPVPRGVTAAYIDAESGKLATEHCPTYYLEYFKSGSEPSGMCTVHAAGKKSKPLRPDAPNDDTNKKKRRRWFDRLKDWLQSE; this is encoded by the coding sequence ATGGGAGACGAGATGCAAAAAACGAATCCTCGCCCGCGTGCAGACTGGACGCCGCTCAGCGACACGAAGTTTTTTCGTGCTGGCAAACGTTTTTTACGCTGGTGTGGCCTCTTCGTCCTCGGCAGCTGTGCTGCGCTTTTTTTAGGGTATGTCATCTTGAAATCCCAGCCGTTACCTGAACCGAAACAACCGTTGACAACAAAAATATACAGCGACGACGGCGCCATCATCGGCGAGCTCCACCGCGGGGAAAAACGGGACTACGTACCGCTGGAGCAAATGCCTTCCGCCCTCATCAACGCCGTGTTAGCTATCGAGGACCGCCACTTTTATAGCCACTTCGGCATTTCGCCGCGCGGCATCGCCCGCGCCTTGTGGACGGATCTTAAACAGCGAGCGATCGTCGAAGGGGCGAGTACGATCACGCAGCAACTGGCGCGCAACCTTTACTTAGGGCAAGATCGCACGTGGACACGCAAACTGAAGGAAATGAAATATGCGCTACAACTCGAAATTCATTTTGACAAAGATAAAATATTGGAAATGTATCTGAATGAAATATACTTCGGTGAGCAAGCGTACGGTGTCGCCGAAGCGGCAAATATGTATTTCGATAAGCCGCTGCGCAAGCTAAGCGTCGCCGAGTGCGCGCTACTCGCCGGCATTCCAAAAGGGGCAGGCGTCTATTCTCCGTATTTACACCCGGACAATGCAAAAAAGCGCCAACTCGTTGTATTAGAGGCGATGCGTGACGTCGGCTATTTGACGGCCGAGGAAGTCGCCGCCGCCAAACGGGAGCCGCTCGCGTACAAACCGCCGCGCGCCGTCAAAGTGAGGGCACCGTACTTTCGCGACTACGTGCGCCAGCTAGCCATTAACCGCTACAACTTGCCGCCCGAGCAAGTTGACGCCGGAGGCCTACGCATTTATACGACACTCGACATGAAGCAACAAACGGCGGCAGAGCAAGCGGTGCAAAAGCACATCGCAAAAAAAGCCGACATTCAAGCGGCGGTCGTCGCCGTCGACCCGCGTACCGGGTACATTCGCGCCATGGTCGGCGGGACCGATTACGAGCAGTCGCAATACAACCGCGTCACGGCGGCGCGGCAACCGGGGTCGTCGTTTAAACCTTTTCTGTATTTAGCAGCGTTGGAACAAGGTATGACACCAACGACTAAAATAAAAAGTGAACCGACGACATTCAAATACGACGGCCAGACGTACAAGCCGCACAACTACAACGACGTCTATCCGAACAAAAAAATAACGATGCGCGAAGCACTCGCTACCTCTGATAACATTTACGCCGTCAAAACACACTTCCGCTTAGGCCTTACGCCCCTTGCGGAAACGGCGACAAAACTCGGCATCGGTGACAAACTCGAGCCTTACCCTTCGCTCGCACTCGGCGCGACCCCAGTCACGCCGCTGGCGATGAGCGAAGCGTATACGACACTCGCCAGATACGGCGAACACATCCCGCTTGTCGCGATTAAGCGGATTGAAGACAGTGCAGGTAACGTCTTAGTCGAGGAAGACCCGCTCGCCGCACGCGAACGGGTCGCCTCAGCTGCCTCGTCGTTCGTGCTCACCCATATGATGCAAGGCGTCTTTACTGACGAGGCGGGTACCGCGCACATCGTGCGGCAAATGGTCAATTTCCCCGTCGCCGGAAAAACCGGCTCCACCGATTGGGACAGCTGGCTCGTCGGCTTCACCCCGGAACTCGTCGCCACCGTGTGGGTCGGTTACGACGAAAATAACGAGTTGTCTAGCGACGAAGAGCGGCTGTCGAAGTGGATCTGGGGCACATTTATGCAGCGGGCCGCCGGCGATCGACCCGGGCGCACATTCCCGGTGCCGCGCGGTGTAACTGCAGCTTACATCGATGCGGAATCAGGTAAACTTGCCACAGAGCACTGCCCGACGTATTATTTAGAGTACTTCAAGAGTGGCAGCGAGCCGAGCGGTATGTGTACCGTACACGCCGCAGGCAAGAAAAGCAAACCGCTACGCCCGGATGCGCCCAACGACGACACGAACAAAAAGAAGCGGCGCCGCTGGTTTGACCGTCTGAAAGACTGGTTACAAAGCGAATGA
- the cls gene encoding cardiolipin synthase, whose translation MSWFIYVLLLTIFVIYLFTLVVIILEKRNPSKTVAWVIVVTFLPVIGFISYLMVGQNFRKRRKFRRKELEDFGELALLIDQQAVTNEPEQMLATDTNRRRLVNLIYKNSQAPFTVKNHITVLTNGVETFHALLQALRTATHHIHMQYYIWRDDALGQDIARILKEKARAGVEVRVIYDAVGSWRLKKSYIADLQAAGVQVYPFLPVALPLATSKVNYRNHRKIVVVDGKVAFTGGLNIGDEYLGKDTRMGFWRDTHLMLRGDAVYPLQAIFFMDWAFVKDDTHHWLHSGAYFPAHAIEEKHFVQIASSGPDSDWEAILQAYYTAIASATHSVYITTPYFIPDDSILMAIKTAALSGIDVKLIIPARPDHKIVFWATMSYVEELLEAGVKVYQYEKGFVHAKVLIVDGVVASLGTANMDLRSFFYNFEVNALIYDKETVTRLEADFSEDLRHCREVTLAEMYGRPLRRKLIESSARLFSPLL comes from the coding sequence GTGTCTTGGTTCATATACGTGTTGCTGCTAACAATTTTTGTTATATATTTGTTTACGCTTGTCGTCATTATTTTAGAAAAGCGCAACCCTTCGAAGACGGTGGCGTGGGTCATCGTCGTGACATTTTTACCGGTAATTGGCTTTATTTCCTACTTAATGGTCGGACAAAATTTCCGGAAAAGGCGGAAGTTCCGCAGGAAGGAACTAGAAGACTTTGGGGAGTTGGCGCTACTTATCGACCAACAAGCGGTCACGAATGAGCCGGAACAAATGCTCGCGACGGATACAAACCGTCGCCGTCTCGTCAATCTCATATATAAAAACTCACAGGCCCCGTTTACGGTTAAAAACCACATTACCGTGCTCACGAACGGTGTAGAGACGTTTCACGCCCTCTTGCAGGCGCTCCGCACAGCGACGCACCACATTCACATGCAGTATTACATTTGGCGCGACGATGCCCTTGGCCAAGACATCGCGCGCATTCTGAAAGAAAAAGCGCGGGCGGGCGTAGAAGTGCGCGTCATTTACGATGCGGTCGGTAGTTGGAGGCTAAAAAAGTCGTATATTGCCGATTTACAAGCAGCTGGGGTACAAGTGTACCCGTTTCTTCCCGTGGCGTTGCCGTTAGCGACGAGTAAAGTGAACTACCGCAATCATCGTAAAATCGTCGTCGTCGACGGCAAAGTCGCTTTTACCGGTGGGCTCAACATCGGCGACGAGTATTTGGGAAAAGATACGCGGATGGGCTTTTGGCGCGACACCCACCTCATGTTGCGCGGCGACGCCGTTTACCCGCTGCAGGCGATATTTTTCATGGATTGGGCCTTCGTAAAAGACGATACGCACCATTGGCTGCACAGTGGCGCGTATTTTCCGGCTCACGCAATCGAGGAGAAGCACTTCGTGCAAATTGCCTCTAGCGGCCCTGACTCCGATTGGGAGGCGATTTTACAGGCGTACTACACAGCGATCGCCTCTGCCACGCACTCCGTGTACATTACGACACCGTACTTTATTCCCGATGATAGCATTTTGATGGCGATCAAGACTGCTGCCCTAAGCGGGATCGACGTCAAACTGATCATTCCCGCGCGGCCGGACCACAAAATCGTCTTTTGGGCGACGATGTCGTACGTGGAGGAGCTTCTCGAGGCCGGGGTAAAAGTGTACCAGTATGAAAAAGGGTTTGTGCACGCCAAAGTGCTCATCGTCGACGGCGTCGTCGCTTCACTCGGTACGGCTAACATGGATTTGCGTAGCTTTTTTTACAACTTCGAAGTGAACGCGCTCATTTACGACAAAGAAACGGTGACGCGACTGGAAGCAGATTTTTCCGAAGACTTGCGGCACTGTCGCGAGGTGACGCTCGCCGAAATGTACGGGCGCCCGCTGCGGCGAAAGTTAATCGAGTCGAGCGCCCGCCTGTTTTCACCGCTATTGTAA